Within Sphingobium sp. EP60837, the genomic segment TATTGCTGCGTGACGCACGCTTGGTATCTCCCTGAGGTCATGGCCTATGGCTGGCAATGCAGGCCGCTAGGCCTTCCTCAGTTCGACCCGGGCGGAATGGTCGGCGCCTTAGAGATATCGATCAACGAGGAAACGCCCCGCCTGATGGCGGAGGCGGGAACCTGGGACGAGACGCCGGTTCAAACCTACGTCGATGCGGCGCTTGGCGAGGGGGGCGTTCAATGAAGCACGAACCCATTAGCAGTGCAGCACAGCCTCACATCGATATTTTGATGACGCAGGGCTATTGCGTCGTGGACAATGTCATACCCGCAGCACTTGTCCAGGGACTTGCCTCAGATCTTGGCGATTGCTTCGCAGCCACACAGCCGTCACAGGGTCCCTTTTACGGCGCTGACACGGTCCGGTTCGGCGGGCTGCTGGATCGCTCCCCCTTGTCCGCCCTGTTCGTACAACATCCTCTCATTGTCGAGATTGTCGAGGCGATCCTTGGGCCATGGTGCGACAATATTCAGCTCAATCTCACCCAGGCTATTGAGATACGTCCAGGTGCCGAGCAGCAGGTGCCCCATCGCGACCAGGACATGTGGCCTGTGAGCAGGATGTTGCCATGCGACCACGGAGCCGAATATCTGGTGAATGTCATGTGGCCTTTCACAGAGTATCGGCCGGAAAATGGCTCCACGCTACTATGGCCGGGAAGTCATCGGCGCCGCAGTGAAGATTTGATCGCTCCGGATCAGGCAACATCGCTGGAAATCGCACCCGGCTCTGCGCTCCTGTTCCTGGGGTCGACGCTACACTGTGGGGGCGCGAACCGGACCGCAGCGGCGCGCAGGGGAATGATCGTTAGCTATGCGTTGGGGTGGCTCAAGCCCTATGAAATCCAGACTCTCGTCTACCCGCCCGAAAAGGCGCGGCGCTTCACGCCCGATCTTGCGCGATTGGTCGGCTACCAGATCCATCGCCCCAATCTGGGAAATGTCGAGGGCCGGTGCCCATCCGAACTGTTGGGCGGTCTACAGCAAAACGGAGCCGTCGATGCTCTCGCTGCCGAGCAGATTGCCCTCATTGAGGCATTCCACGCTCAACGGCCAGCCTGCTAACGGCAAATCCGAGTGCTTCACCCTTCATTCGCTACCGACTGGGATGGGGCGCCGCGACAAATACCAGCGCTCGTCTCTCCAAAAAAGGGCACCGATGAGCACGTCAGGAAGTTCGTAACACGCCCGCCAAGGCGCTCAATGACCGGCTGAACGGCTAATAGGGGCGGCGTTCCCTGTATCAAACGCGGAACGCCACCCGTAAGCCATGGCGCTGATCTTCGCACCGAGCGCGTGACTATTGGGCCGCACGATCTATATCCAAGCCATGTACGACCTAGACACACTTTTTTCGCGGCTTGCGAGGTCGTCTTTCCGCTCCCGTTTCCGTCTGAACACGAAGGACGAAGCCTATCTTCGGGAACGCGGGATCGAAACGGTCCTTGTCCATGCCGCAGACTTCGTCGGGAAGCGGCTTGCCCCGGCAGCCCCAAAGAATGACGGCAAGCAGACGCCGATGCGCGGGCACCCTGTCTTCATAGCCCAGCATGCCACGGCGACCTGCTGCCGCGATTGTCTGTCCAAATGGCATGCTATTCCACCGGGGCAGGAACTGAGCGCTCAGCAGCAGACCTATGTCGTGGGCGTCATCGAACATTGGCTTCGCTCCAAATATGGACCATCCCAATAGCCGTTGCGTACCGCACAAAATATAGCTGTTCTCGGAACGTCAGGTTTTAAACGATGCCTTACTCGAAGCGACCGATCCACATTTTCAATGGAGTTCTTGCTTTTCCTTTGCCCGCAGCAACCGCTGCCCTTGTGTCGATGATTGCGCGGAAGGTCACCCTTCGTCCCGTCAGACCGATGATAAGGTCCAAGTCATGCACGACCGCGGCATTCCTTTTCAGTCGACGTCACTGAACCCCTGTGCGGCCATCAAAAGGGGCATCCCGCTTCGACGGCAACAGCAAAAGCTTCAAAGCTATGACCATCATCGCCGCCGTCA encodes:
- a CDS encoding phytanoyl-CoA dioxygenase family protein, whose translation is MKHEPISSAAQPHIDILMTQGYCVVDNVIPAALVQGLASDLGDCFAATQPSQGPFYGADTVRFGGLLDRSPLSALFVQHPLIVEIVEAILGPWCDNIQLNLTQAIEIRPGAEQQVPHRDQDMWPVSRMLPCDHGAEYLVNVMWPFTEYRPENGSTLLWPGSHRRRSEDLIAPDQATSLEIAPGSALLFLGSTLHCGGANRTAAARRGMIVSYALGWLKPYEIQTLVYPPEKARRFTPDLARLVGYQIHRPNLGNVEGRCPSELLGGLQQNGAVDALAAEQIALIEAFHAQRPAC
- a CDS encoding DUF4186 domain-containing protein, encoding MYDLDTLFSRLARSSFRSRFRLNTKDEAYLRERGIETVLVHAADFVGKRLAPAAPKNDGKQTPMRGHPVFIAQHATATCCRDCLSKWHAIPPGQELSAQQQTYVVGVIEHWLRSKYGPSQ